The genomic window ATCGACGGCATCTATTCGCACGACTGGTTCATGGTTGCCGCCGATTTCGACGCTTACGCCCAGGCTCAGCGCGAAGTCGACCAGATCTGGACCAACCAGTCCGCCTGGTACACCAAGACGATCAACAACACCGCGCGGATGGGCTGGTTCTCTTCCGACCGGACGATCAGGCAATATGCAGACGAAATCTGGAGAGCCGGATGAAAACGCCGAAAACAGTCCCTGAAGTAAAGCTTTCCTGGGAAATTTCGGCAGATGAAATCAAGGCGATCCTTGCCGGCTCGCATTCCAATCCCTTTGCCGTCCTAGGTGTGCACCAGGCCGGCGACGCTTTCGTCACCCGGTGCTTCATTCCCGGCGCCGAAGAAGTAACCGCCATGACGCTCGACGGCAGCGTCATCGGCGAACTGAAGCAGCTCCATGGCGACGGCTTCTTCGCCGGACCGGTTTCGCTGACCAAGCTCCAGCCGGTGCGTTACCGCGCCCGGCGCGGCGATGGCGAATGGGCGGTGACCGATCCCTACAGCTTCGGTCCGGTGCTCGGACCGATGGATGACTATTACGCCCGCGAAGGCTCGCATCTGCGCCTGTTCGACAAGATGGGCGCCCACCTCATCAAGCATGACGGCGCCCAGGGCGTCCACTTCGCCGTCTGGGCGCCGAATGCGCAGCGCGTCTCCGTCGTCGGCGATTTCAACAATTGGGACGGCCGTCGCCACGTTATGCGCTTTCGCGCCGACAGCGGCATCTGGGAGATTTTCGCCCCCGATGTACCGCTCGGCGTTGCCTATAAGTTCGAGATCCGCGGCCAGGACGGCGTCCTGCTGCCGCTGAAGGCCGATCCCTTCGCCCGCCGCAGCGAGCTCAGGCCGAAAACCGCTTCCATCGCCGCCGCCGAGCTGGAGCAGGTCTGGGAGGATGAAGCCCATCTGAAGCACTGGCGCGAAACCGACAAGCGCCGCCAGCCGATCTCGATCTACGAGGTGCATGCCGCCTCCTGGCAGCGCCGGCAGGACGGCACCATGCTCTCCTGGGACGAACTCGCCTCGAACCTCATCCCCTATTGCGTCGACATGGGCTTCACCCATATCGAATTCCTGCCGATCACCGAGCATCCCTACGATCCCTCCTGGGGCTATCAGACGACCGGCCTTTACGCCCCGACGGCCCGCTTCGGCGAGCCGGAGGGTTTTGCCCGTTTCGTCAATGGCTGCCACAAGGTCGGCATCGGCGTCATTCTCGATTGGGTACCGGCGCATTTCCCGACCGACGAACATGGTCTCGGCTGGTTCGATGGCACGGCGCTCTATGAGCACGAAGACCCGCGCAAGGGCTTCCACCCCGACTGGAACACGGCGATCTATAATTTCGGCCGCACCGAGGTCGTCTCCTATCTCGTCAACAATGCCCTCTACTGGGCGGAGAAATTCCATCTCGACGGCCTGCGTGTCGATGCCGTCGCCTCGATGCTCTACCTCGATTATTCCCGCAAACACGGCGAATGGATCCCGAACGAATATGGCGGCAACGAGAACCTCGAAGCCGTCCGCTTCTTGCAGGATCTCAACATCCGCATCTACGGCCAGCACCCTAATGTCATGACCATCGCCGAGGAATCGACCTCATGGCCGAAGGTCTCCCAGCCCGTGCACGAAGGCGGCCTCGGCTTCGGCTTCAAGTGGAACATGGGCTTCATGCACGACACGCTGAGCTACATGAGCCGCGATCCCGTGCACCGCAGGCACCATCACAACGAGCTCACCTTCGGCCTGCTCTACGCCTATTCGGAGAATTTCGTGCTGCCGCTGTCGCATGACGAGGTCGTCCACGGAAAAGGCTCGCTGATTGCCAAGATGCCCGGCGACGACTGGCAGAAATTCGCCAATCTGCGCGCTTATTATGCCTATATGTGGGGCTATCCCGGCAAGAAATTGCTGTTCATGGGCCAGGAATTCGCCCAATGGAGCGAATGGAGCGAAGCGAAGTCGCTTGACTGGAACCTGCTTCAGTACCGTATGCACGAGGGCATGCGCCGCCTGGTGCGCGACCTCAACTTCACCTATCGCAGCAAACCGGCGCTGCATGAGCGCGACTGCGAGGGTGACGGCTTCGAATGGCTGGTGGCCGACGACAGCGAGAATTCAGTCTTTGCCTGGTTGCGCAAGGCGCCCGGCCAGAAGCCCGTCGCCGTCATCACCAATTTCACCCCTGTTTACCGCGAGAACTATTCGATCCGCCTGCCGTCCGAAGGCCGCTGGCGGGAGATACTGAATACCGATGCCGATATTTACGGCGGCAGCGGCAAGGGCAATGGCGGGCGCGTGCAGGCCGTCAATGCCGGCGGCGAAATCACCTGCTCGATTACGCTGCCGCCTTTGGCAACGATCATGCTTGAACCTGAAAATTAAGACTGGTGGGAGGAGAAAATGGTAGAAAAGCGTA from Rhizobium sp. Pop5 includes these protein-coding regions:
- the glgB gene encoding 1,4-alpha-glucan branching protein GlgB — its product is MKTPKTVPEVKLSWEISADEIKAILAGSHSNPFAVLGVHQAGDAFVTRCFIPGAEEVTAMTLDGSVIGELKQLHGDGFFAGPVSLTKLQPVRYRARRGDGEWAVTDPYSFGPVLGPMDDYYAREGSHLRLFDKMGAHLIKHDGAQGVHFAVWAPNAQRVSVVGDFNNWDGRRHVMRFRADSGIWEIFAPDVPLGVAYKFEIRGQDGVLLPLKADPFARRSELRPKTASIAAAELEQVWEDEAHLKHWRETDKRRQPISIYEVHAASWQRRQDGTMLSWDELASNLIPYCVDMGFTHIEFLPITEHPYDPSWGYQTTGLYAPTARFGEPEGFARFVNGCHKVGIGVILDWVPAHFPTDEHGLGWFDGTALYEHEDPRKGFHPDWNTAIYNFGRTEVVSYLVNNALYWAEKFHLDGLRVDAVASMLYLDYSRKHGEWIPNEYGGNENLEAVRFLQDLNIRIYGQHPNVMTIAEESTSWPKVSQPVHEGGLGFGFKWNMGFMHDTLSYMSRDPVHRRHHHNELTFGLLYAYSENFVLPLSHDEVVHGKGSLIAKMPGDDWQKFANLRAYYAYMWGYPGKKLLFMGQEFAQWSEWSEAKSLDWNLLQYRMHEGMRRLVRDLNFTYRSKPALHERDCEGDGFEWLVADDSENSVFAWLRKAPGQKPVAVITNFTPVYRENYSIRLPSEGRWREILNTDADIYGGSGKGNGGRVQAVNAGGEITCSITLPPLATIMLEPEN